From Deinococcus misasensis DSM 22328, one genomic window encodes:
- a CDS encoding O-antigen ligase family protein yields MRWICSASGVLCILMAMVTVTVAPLANGSVYPWGMALCTFAGLLTLILGTLCWATLPAGHHPSHRANALWLMAVVLCGGWIGASTLWATETTEASRYCRVWLAGLGAGVGIHLTALRYRHAGQWVLGAVVAAGTTSVGAAYLQDQGIPVPLLKHMVGVPEQFLTGSYFHPSHYSGYLVLVAGVVSSLLFFSKIHLHTPLLLMVLLGVNWANFHTDGSSTPAVVMASGLPLLWWLWRHNRWLGVGLTALMLAGGVAGAGLLLNAQGAPTFEAIKTHFGIRSQSFEGFWTIRQAVWDYGWRMFQDAPYLGHGVGQFGVISPMYRLSHETSPVYVHGGWVNYAHNDVLQILSELGLVGLGLWLAVLLLAMVHRIQVFQLVLLTPLLIYLFTGIYDSHLTSIPGTMVSFYAVLGLAALKPPPSSSPSGTDP; encoded by the coding sequence ATGAGATGGATCTGCAGCGCTTCAGGGGTGTTGTGCATCCTCATGGCGATGGTCACCGTGACGGTGGCCCCTCTGGCCAACGGCAGCGTGTATCCCTGGGGAATGGCCCTGTGCACCTTTGCAGGTCTGCTGACCCTGATTCTGGGCACCCTGTGTTGGGCCACATTGCCTGCAGGGCACCACCCGTCACACAGGGCCAATGCCCTCTGGCTGATGGCGGTGGTTTTGTGTGGTGGATGGATCGGGGCCAGCACCCTCTGGGCCACAGAAACCACAGAAGCCAGTCGATACTGTCGGGTGTGGCTGGCTGGACTGGGGGCCGGGGTGGGCATTCACCTGACAGCTTTGCGTTACCGTCATGCCGGTCAATGGGTGCTGGGGGCCGTGGTTGCAGCAGGCACCACCAGTGTGGGGGCGGCTTACCTGCAAGATCAGGGAATTCCAGTGCCGCTCTTAAAACACATGGTGGGTGTTCCAGAGCAGTTTTTGACGGGCAGTTACTTTCATCCCAGCCATTACAGTGGTTATCTGGTGCTGGTGGCCGGAGTGGTCAGCAGCCTGCTGTTTTTTTCCAAAATCCACCTGCACACCCCGCTGCTGCTGATGGTGCTGCTGGGTGTGAACTGGGCCAACTTCCACACCGATGGCAGCAGCACCCCCGCAGTGGTGATGGCCTCTGGTCTTCCCTTGCTGTGGTGGTTGTGGCGGCACAACCGCTGGCTTGGGGTGGGACTGACCGCATTGATGCTTGCAGGAGGTGTTGCTGGTGCAGGGTTGCTCTTGAATGCACAGGGTGCTCCCACTTTTGAGGCCATCAAAACCCATTTTGGAATCCGAAGCCAGAGCTTCGAAGGCTTCTGGACCATCCGGCAGGCCGTCTGGGATTATGGGTGGCGCATGTTTCAGGATGCCCCTTACCTCGGGCATGGGGTGGGCCAGTTCGGGGTGATTTCTCCGATGTACCGGCTCAGCCATGAGACCAGTCCGGTGTATGTCCATGGTGGCTGGGTGAATTACGCCCACAATGACGTGTTGCAAATCCTCAGCGAGCTTGGACTGGTGGGACTGGGACTCTGGCTTGCCGTGTTGCTGCTTGCCATGGTGCACCGGATTCAGGTTTTTCAACTGGTCCTGCTCACCCCCCTGCTGATTTACCTGTTCACAGGCATTTACGACAGCCACCTGACCTCCATTCCCGGCACCATGGTGTCCTTTTATGCCGTGCTCGGCCTGGCAGCCCTGAAACCCCCACCTTCCAGCAGCCCTTCTGGCACTGATCCGTGA
- the wbaP gene encoding undecaprenyl-phosphate galactose phosphotransferase WbaP, with the protein MTVYKHQSYHHPMTVARSAFYVGRRTTNTLVLAGFDALAWGTAFFLASLSAQAFSAFPYNPAILAVVLTFWYIGAWMVKFYPGWGKGVVQELRLTTELGMLAALLTLLVYFFTEPNVLRAINLLLMFLGVPLLLVARNLAKVLLGKMGLWGVPVVIYGAAKTGQMLAAALQAEPGMGYRPIGFFDDDPRCRHTSIHGIPVLGDTSHQDARAPIAILAMPGAPRERNIDLLEGSLKQYHKVLIIPDLFDVQSLWAITCDLGGVLGLEITRNLQDPFSRMLKRAFDLIAIVVTLPLWMPLCLLIGLTIWLEDRQNPLFLQERIGMGGKIFKTWKFRTMFLNAEAILQKRLQEDPALRAEWEVDFKLKNDPRITRVGGFLRRTSLDEFPQLINVLLGDMSLVGPRPLTVYHNKILPERAQLIRQDVRPGVTGLWQVSGRSDSGTAGMARYDPYYVRNWSIWLDVVILVRTVKVVLLREGAY; encoded by the coding sequence ATGACGGTCTATAAGCATCAGAGTTACCACCATCCGATGACGGTTGCCCGCTCGGCCTTCTATGTGGGCCGACGGACCACCAACACCCTCGTTCTGGCTGGGTTCGATGCTCTGGCATGGGGCACAGCCTTTTTTCTGGCTTCCCTGAGTGCCCAGGCTTTCAGTGCCTTCCCGTACAACCCTGCCATTCTGGCGGTGGTGCTCACCTTCTGGTACATCGGAGCATGGATGGTGAAGTTCTACCCCGGTTGGGGAAAAGGGGTGGTGCAAGAATTGCGCCTCACCACCGAACTGGGCATGCTGGCTGCCCTGCTGACCTTGCTGGTTTACTTCTTCACAGAGCCCAACGTTTTGCGGGCCATCAACCTGCTCTTGATGTTCCTCGGGGTGCCCCTGTTGTTGGTCGCCCGCAACCTTGCCAAGGTGTTGCTGGGCAAAATGGGCCTCTGGGGGGTTCCTGTGGTGATTTATGGCGCGGCCAAAACAGGACAGATGCTGGCTGCAGCCCTGCAAGCTGAACCGGGAATGGGTTACCGTCCCATTGGCTTTTTTGACGATGATCCCCGCTGCCGGCACACCAGCATTCACGGGATTCCTGTGCTCGGGGACACCAGCCATCAAGATGCCCGGGCCCCGATTGCCATTCTGGCCATGCCCGGAGCACCCCGAGAACGCAACATCGACCTGCTGGAGGGCTCACTCAAGCAATACCACAAGGTGCTGATCATCCCTGACCTCTTCGATGTGCAGTCTTTGTGGGCCATCACCTGTGATCTCGGAGGGGTGCTGGGTCTGGAAATCACCCGCAACCTGCAAGATCCGTTCTCAAGGATGCTCAAACGCGCATTTGACCTGATCGCCATCGTGGTCACCCTGCCTTTGTGGATGCCGCTCTGCCTCCTGATCGGGTTGACCATCTGGCTGGAGGACCGCCAGAATCCCCTCTTCTTGCAAGAACGCATTGGAATGGGGGGCAAAATCTTCAAAACCTGGAAATTTCGCACCATGTTCCTGAATGCAGAGGCCATCCTGCAAAAACGCCTTCAGGAGGATCCCGCCTTGCGTGCCGAGTGGGAAGTCGACTTCAAACTCAAAAACGACCCACGCATCACCCGGGTGGGTGGATTCTTGCGCCGCACCAGTCTGGATGAATTTCCACAACTGATCAATGTGCTGCTTGGAGACATGTCGCTGGTGGGGCCCCGTCCACTGACCGTTTACCACAACAAAATCCTGCCAGAGCGGGCACAATTGATCCGTCAAGATGTGCGCCCCGGGGTGACAGGACTCTGGCAGGTTTCCGGTCGTTCTGACTCTGGCACAGCAGGCATGGCCCGATACGACCCGTACTATGTGCGCAACTGGAGCATCTGGCTGGATGTGGTGATTCTGGTGCGCACCGTGAAAGTGGTTCTGCTGCGAGAAGGGGCATATTGA
- a CDS encoding tetratricopeptide repeat protein: protein MTIFLKLAVPVACGLLVLPLFQAAQHDWQSDLLLQAAERQTGQFDFDLAAVTLQKAIDLQPNNAALHLSLANVRRTLYKFRQEKRWLVQAEASYSKAAQLNPVDARIHYEWALMYSWTQNHPKALQVLQKALQLDPNNGGYWLEQGRYLERLGKIRAARAAYAQSQRKTPNGEARAALLRLKETP from the coding sequence ATGACCATCTTCCTCAAACTGGCGGTCCCTGTGGCTTGCGGGCTTCTGGTGTTGCCCCTCTTTCAAGCTGCACAGCACGATTGGCAAAGCGACCTGCTCTTGCAAGCTGCAGAACGACAGACCGGGCAATTTGATTTTGACCTCGCCGCAGTGACCCTTCAGAAAGCCATTGACCTGCAGCCCAACAATGCTGCACTTCACCTGTCGCTGGCCAATGTCAGGCGCACCCTGTACAAATTCCGGCAAGAAAAACGCTGGCTTGTGCAAGCAGAAGCCAGTTACAGCAAAGCGGCCCAGCTGAACCCTGTGGATGCCCGCATCCACTACGAGTGGGCCTTGATGTACAGCTGGACCCAGAACCACCCAAAAGCCCTGCAGGTGTTGCAAAAAGCCCTGCAACTGGATCCCAACAACGGAGGCTACTGGTTGGAACAAGGACGGTATCTGGAACGACTGGGCAAAATCCGGGCAGCCAGAGCAGCCTATGCACAAAGCCAGCGCAAAACCCCCAATGGAGAAGCCAGAGCGGCACTTCTGCGCCTGAAGGAAACACCATGA